The Thermoplasma acidophilum DSM 1728 genome includes a window with the following:
- a CDS encoding NOP5/NOP56 family protein — protein MAAVRNAMDEIINKYYEKCLPFSIPYGISQSGDPCQFFRNGLSFPDISAIFRKGTEMCDFRSQMDDAIRTRIKEIMPNTADLVGPKLAMDLLERSRGLRRLALMPASSIQMLGAEKALFQSLGQGKKNPKYGVIFKFPGLSALNPKARGRIARIIANKVAITARADLLGTHVDSRSMREDIEEKIRKVKK, from the coding sequence GTGGCGGCGGTAAGGAACGCCATGGACGAGATCATCAATAAATACTATGAGAAGTGCCTTCCATTTTCGATACCATATGGAATAAGCCAGTCCGGCGATCCATGTCAGTTCTTCAGGAACGGTTTGTCTTTTCCAGATATTTCTGCGATATTCAGGAAGGGCACAGAGATGTGCGACTTCAGATCGCAGATGGATGATGCAATACGAACGAGAATAAAGGAGATCATGCCAAACACCGCGGATCTTGTTGGCCCCAAACTGGCAATGGATCTCCTGGAAAGATCAAGGGGGCTTCGAAGGTTGGCGCTGATGCCTGCCAGCTCCATCCAGATGCTCGGAGCCGAAAAGGCACTGTTCCAGTCACTCGGCCAGGGGAAGAAGAACCCAAAGTACGGAGTGATATTCAAATTTCCGGGTCTCTCTGCATTGAACCCGAAGGCAAGAGGGAGGATAGCGAGGATAATAGCCAACAAGGTAGCCATAACGGCAAGGGCGGATCTCCTCGGCACGCATGTCGATTCAAGATCCATGCGTGAGGACATAGAAGAGAAGATAAGGAAAGTTAAAAAATAA
- a CDS encoding RNA-guided pseudouridylation complex pseudouridine synthase subunit Cbf5 yields MDFSNINGFVVLDKPQGPTSHQVDHWVREILGIEKVAHIGTLDPNVTGVLTMAIGKAVRLVDVVHESPKEYVGVMRFYEDITEEEVRYYFKKFTGRIYQLPPVRSAVARSLRIKTVYSLDLLEKKDRLVLFHVKCESGTYIRTLCTDIGYVSGKGGQMVDLRRTSTGPFSEDRCITLQDFAAMVELARKGEDKLLRDHILDMTYAFKDYPKIVVKRSAMRNIAHGSDLYAGGIKIIDGKFRKGERVAVISEDNDLVGTGIAMCSSDNIFMKVVDFDHIFLEADDGKDNVVRIGKEAVQKSGSGLHKDIQRSEGRKDTRTGWYGRDTGPEKTADRVWKGKNKGRVYPRSGADKGGGGKERHGRDHQ; encoded by the coding sequence TTGGATTTCTCCAATATCAATGGTTTCGTAGTGCTTGACAAGCCTCAGGGCCCAACCAGCCACCAGGTTGATCACTGGGTTAGGGAGATCCTAGGCATAGAGAAGGTGGCGCACATCGGTACGCTTGACCCAAACGTGACCGGAGTCCTGACTATGGCCATAGGCAAGGCCGTCCGCCTTGTGGATGTTGTGCACGAGAGTCCAAAGGAATATGTTGGTGTTATGCGGTTTTACGAAGACATAACCGAAGAAGAGGTCAGGTACTATTTCAAAAAATTCACAGGAAGGATATATCAGCTGCCACCCGTGAGAAGCGCAGTGGCTAGAAGCCTCAGGATCAAGACGGTGTATTCGCTTGATCTCCTGGAGAAGAAAGACAGGCTAGTGCTGTTTCACGTCAAATGCGAATCTGGAACTTATATACGCACGCTTTGCACGGATATCGGATACGTATCCGGAAAGGGTGGGCAGATGGTGGATCTGAGGAGGACTTCAACCGGTCCATTCTCCGAGGATAGGTGCATAACACTGCAGGATTTCGCGGCTATGGTAGAACTGGCCAGGAAGGGCGAGGATAAGCTGCTCAGGGACCACATACTCGATATGACCTACGCCTTCAAGGACTATCCGAAGATCGTGGTCAAGAGGAGCGCCATGAGGAATATAGCACATGGATCGGATCTGTATGCCGGGGGAATCAAGATAATTGACGGAAAGTTCAGGAAGGGTGAACGCGTAGCCGTCATCTCCGAGGACAACGATCTGGTGGGAACTGGCATAGCCATGTGCAGCTCTGATAACATCTTTATGAAGGTAGTGGATTTCGATCATATATTCCTGGAGGCTGATGATGGAAAGGATAATGTGGTACGGATCGGGAAAGAGGCTGTTCAAAAATCTGGATCAGGATTACATAAGGATATTCAAAGATCTGAGGGAAGGAAGGATACCAGAACTGGATGGTATGGGAGAGATACCGGACCTGAGAAAACTGCTGATAGAGTATGGAAAGGAAAGAATAAGGGAAGAGTTTACCCCCGATCAGGCGCTGATAAAGGTGGCGGCGGTAAGGAACGCCATGGACGAGATCATCAATAA
- the cmk gene encoding (d)CMP kinase, with protein MRITIAGKIGSGKSTVSSELSRITGYTVYSSGTFFRETARKMNMSIEDFNVYSESHPEADYYTDETQKAFMQANDNIIVEGRLAGWISYLNGINAFRIFLYATYYTRLVRFAGRENIDIDSARDLMEKREKSEKERYRKLYGIDVDDLSIYDIVVNTEFMKPPEIAVYIANRIDEMSRKDIFTPRILR; from the coding sequence ATGAGGATAACGATAGCCGGAAAGATCGGCAGTGGCAAGTCAACTGTCAGTTCAGAACTGTCAAGGATAACAGGATATACCGTATACTCCTCCGGTACATTTTTCAGGGAAACCGCCAGGAAGATGAATATGAGTATAGAGGACTTCAACGTATATTCCGAATCGCATCCAGAGGCAGATTATTATACGGATGAAACGCAGAAGGCGTTTATGCAGGCCAACGACAACATAATAGTAGAGGGACGGCTTGCCGGCTGGATATCGTACCTGAATGGAATAAACGCATTCAGGATCTTTCTCTATGCAACGTATTACACCAGGCTCGTAAGGTTCGCTGGAAGGGAAAATATTGATATCGATAGTGCAAGAGATCTCATGGAAAAGCGTGAAAAATCGGAGAAGGAAAGGTACAGGAAGCTGTATGGGATCGACGTAGACGATCTTTCCATATACGATATTGTCGTAAATACAGAGTTCATGAAGCCACCGGAGATAGCGGTGTATATCGCCAACAGGATCGATGAAATGTCAAGAAAGGATATTTTTACACCGAGAATACTGCGGTGA
- a CDS encoding DUF106 domain-containing protein, whose product MTEQYPKEQQEAMKKMMTFQMIYMVVMLGSLFLVITPSSRDAVGRLLNFALIPSIGFGYRYPVLTIILTGVIIGIILSIPRYFFTDWVKMGKMQNTMKAFNDAIREAYRERDMKKINKLNSMRMQMSMDQYQLSMNTMKPLMVISVVTILFYAWLFVFVGNLPYNYVAFPWDYNINITTAHFWIMPYWIFMYFLTELVVSYFVTMVMKYIDFSFKLRKLSRMSVSKATD is encoded by the coding sequence TTGACTGAACAGTATCCCAAGGAACAGCAGGAAGCTATGAAGAAGATGATGACCTTCCAGATGATATATATGGTGGTCATGCTGGGATCGCTGTTCCTTGTCATAACTCCATCTTCCAGGGATGCAGTTGGAAGGTTACTCAATTTCGCGCTGATCCCTTCCATTGGATTTGGTTATAGGTATCCTGTTCTCACGATCATATTGACCGGTGTTATAATAGGTATTATACTGTCAATTCCAAGGTATTTCTTCACCGACTGGGTCAAAATGGGCAAGATGCAGAATACAATGAAGGCCTTCAATGATGCCATAAGGGAAGCCTACAGAGAACGCGATATGAAGAAGATAAACAAACTCAACAGCATGAGGATGCAGATGTCGATGGATCAGTATCAGCTCTCCATGAACACTATGAAGCCGCTCATGGTTATCAGCGTTGTCACAATACTGTTTTACGCCTGGCTCTTCGTGTTTGTAGGAAACCTGCCATATAACTACGTTGCATTTCCATGGGATTACAACATAAATATAACGACAGCCCACTTCTGGATAATGCCATACTGGATATTCATGTACTTCCTCACCGAACTTGTTGTTTCTTACTTTGTAACCATGGTCATGAAGTACATCGACTTCAGCTTCAAGCTGAGGAAGCTCAGCAGGATGTCTGTTTCAAAGGCAACTGACTGA
- a CDS encoding adenylate kinase produces the protein MRSVITGVAGVGKTTVLDIVSKETGIKIVNYGTLMFDLAKKRGLVENRDQMRKLSRDIQIDLQKNAATEIGRMEDVIVDTHMSIKTPFGYLPGLPEWVLREINASAFIIIEADPELILRRRQNDPTRARDEDSVESIREHQEINRAFAAAYSIFSGATVKIITNEEGKPDKAAHDIIKVIAVD, from the coding sequence ATGCGGTCAGTCATAACCGGGGTTGCAGGTGTGGGCAAAACCACTGTATTGGACATAGTGAGCAAGGAGACCGGCATAAAGATAGTGAACTATGGCACGCTGATGTTTGATCTGGCAAAAAAGCGGGGCCTTGTGGAAAACAGGGATCAGATGCGAAAGCTTTCGAGGGATATACAGATAGATCTGCAGAAGAACGCTGCTACGGAGATAGGTAGGATGGAAGACGTCATCGTGGACACGCATATGTCCATAAAGACGCCGTTCGGTTACCTCCCCGGCCTTCCGGAATGGGTTCTGCGCGAGATAAATGCGTCTGCATTCATAATAATCGAAGCAGATCCGGAGCTGATCCTGAGGCGTAGGCAGAACGACCCGACCAGGGCAAGGGATGAGGATTCAGTCGAAAGCATAAGAGAGCACCAGGAAATCAATAGGGCTTTTGCAGCGGCCTATTCAATCTTCAGCGGCGCAACGGTCAAGATCATAACCAACGAGGAGGGAAAACCAGATAAGGCAGCACATGATATCATAAAGGTGATTGCAGTTGACTGA
- the secY gene encoding preprotein translocase subunit SecY, whose translation MTEAQRNNSVVFPLIIVYAILMIAFWYFSHFGYVKLAIAGVIIAPLFYIIYLVASYKGPKKSKLYGLEDLTAKLPAVKKAKGHIEFKYKMMWTALIVVLYFALSNIYIYGLNTAQTIDVFASFREIFAGASGSLMDLGIGPIVTASIVMQLFVGAKIFNLDLQNAEDKAIYQGVQKLLVIIMIFVEAIPQAFGYLVPDTKVVNSINAVFPGYGEFLAQTIIILQLFFGSYLVFLMDEVVSKYGIGSGISLFIAADVSEQLFIGAFNWQALNNALTYSLTNPPAGAFPKMFYIIMHSSSSYLLTNGVVQILFSPPNPMIAVLGTLLIFFLVAYFQSSKIELPISHERVRGARGRYPLQLLYASNIPVILATALLANVSMWTLLFWSSPVLSKVPILGHNPLLGSYPTTAQATALNISATTPTGGLAYYLFSPNGLSDWLFPILQPSGYQNILLGHTPLQEAIHIIVFTAFMVGFSVLFAIFWIETTNMGASAVAKQIQASGMQIPGFRRDPRVMERVLKKYIPAITIFSGAVVGLLAAGANLIGTVGDTSGTGLLLAVGIIIQFYEAMGREQLMEMHPVIRQFFVGG comes from the coding sequence ATGACGGAAGCTCAGCGTAATAATTCAGTTGTCTTTCCCCTCATAATAGTCTATGCGATCTTGATGATCGCATTCTGGTACTTCAGCCACTTTGGATACGTTAAACTCGCCATAGCCGGCGTAATAATAGCACCGCTATTTTACATAATTTATTTGGTTGCAAGTTATAAAGGGCCAAAGAAGAGCAAGCTGTACGGTCTCGAGGATCTGACAGCGAAGCTTCCGGCTGTAAAAAAGGCAAAGGGTCATATAGAGTTCAAGTACAAGATGATGTGGACTGCGCTCATCGTGGTACTGTACTTTGCACTGAGCAACATATATATATACGGCCTTAACACCGCACAGACCATAGATGTCTTTGCATCATTCAGGGAGATCTTTGCAGGGGCATCCGGTTCACTCATGGATCTTGGTATTGGCCCAATCGTTACAGCCAGTATAGTGATGCAGCTGTTTGTTGGCGCGAAGATATTCAACCTTGACCTTCAGAATGCCGAGGATAAGGCCATATATCAGGGAGTTCAGAAGCTCCTGGTAATAATAATGATATTCGTGGAGGCGATACCACAGGCCTTTGGCTACCTGGTTCCTGATACCAAGGTAGTCAACTCGATAAACGCCGTCTTCCCTGGATATGGGGAGTTCCTAGCACAAACCATAATAATACTTCAGCTCTTCTTCGGTTCCTACCTCGTGTTTCTAATGGATGAGGTCGTTTCAAAGTATGGGATCGGATCCGGAATATCTCTTTTCATAGCTGCAGATGTTTCAGAACAGCTTTTCATAGGTGCTTTCAACTGGCAGGCACTGAATAATGCTTTGACCTACTCGCTTACTAATCCACCAGCAGGTGCGTTTCCAAAGATGTTTTACATAATAATGCACTCATCCTCATCATACCTGCTCACAAACGGCGTTGTCCAAATACTGTTCTCACCTCCAAATCCAATGATAGCTGTTCTTGGAACGCTATTGATATTCTTCCTTGTTGCTTATTTCCAGAGCAGCAAGATAGAGCTCCCAATATCGCACGAAAGGGTCAGAGGTGCAAGGGGGCGCTATCCCCTGCAGCTTCTGTACGCATCTAACATACCGGTTATACTTGCTACGGCGCTCCTTGCCAACGTTTCGATGTGGACGCTGCTTTTCTGGAGCAGCCCTGTGCTCAGCAAGGTGCCGATACTTGGTCACAATCCTCTCCTTGGTTCGTATCCAACGACTGCTCAGGCAACGGCACTCAATATTTCGGCTACAACACCTACTGGAGGTCTCGCATATTACCTATTCTCTCCAAACGGCCTATCAGACTGGCTCTTCCCCATACTGCAGCCATCCGGATATCAGAATATATTGCTGGGTCACACGCCATTGCAGGAGGCTATACACATAATAGTGTTTACAGCCTTCATGGTTGGTTTCAGCGTACTCTTCGCCATATTCTGGATTGAGACCACCAATATGGGGGCATCCGCTGTTGCCAAGCAGATACAGGCAAGCGGTATGCAGATACCAGGCTTCAGGAGGGATCCGAGGGTCATGGAACGTGTCCTCAAGAAATACATACCTGCCATAACCATATTCAGCGGTGCCGTGGTGGGCCTGCTTGCGGCGGGCGCCAACCTCATCGGAACAGTTGGAGACACCAGCGGAACAGGTCTGCTTCTTGCTGTCGGGATAATAATACAGTTCTACGAGGCAATGGGAAGAGAGCAGCTAATGGAGATGCATCCTGTTATAAGGCAGTTCTTCGTGGGTGGTTGA
- a CDS encoding uL15m family ribosomal protein, protein MVRERTKKLRGGHYGRGFKAGRGKGKKGGSGNAGMGKHKWIWMVKYDPLHFGGKGFTSHHISQVEVPINLGDVEYMYESLKRDGFVREENGEIIVDLRAAGYDKLLGNGNFTVKSTIIIDKATEKAISKLSAIGSKIENDGSSA, encoded by the coding sequence ATGGTAAGAGAGAGAACTAAAAAGCTTCGCGGTGGCCATTACGGCCGCGGATTCAAGGCCGGCAGAGGCAAGGGCAAGAAAGGTGGAAGCGGAAATGCCGGCATGGGAAAGCACAAGTGGATATGGATGGTGAAATATGACCCGCTGCACTTTGGCGGAAAGGGTTTCACCAGCCATCACATCTCGCAGGTTGAAGTGCCTATCAACCTAGGCGACGTCGAATACATGTACGAGAGCCTGAAGAGGGACGGCTTCGTGAGGGAGGAGAACGGAGAGATAATAGTGGATCTCAGGGCAGCAGGCTATGATAAGCTGCTCGGCAATGGAAACTTTACGGTAAAGTCAACGATCATCATTGATAAGGCAACCGAAAAAGCAATAAGTAAGCTTTCAGCTATAGGTTCGAAGATCGAAAATGACGGAAGCTCAGCGTAA
- a CDS encoding 50S ribosomal protein L30 — protein MLAVIRIRGRTGIKEDIADTAHLMRLNRINHLVLLNENEVVKGMLQKVKDYVTWGEIDLDTLELLLKNRLLFRGRKHLTEEELKEKTGFTSYRDLAQALIDGKIKPSEIADAVPVIRLNPPKGGYEAIRKSYRSGGSSGYRGSDINQLIRRMIISGVDLNGKREN, from the coding sequence ATGTTAGCGGTCATAAGGATTAGGGGTAGAACTGGCATCAAGGAGGATATAGCTGACACTGCGCACCTTATGAGGCTTAACAGGATCAACCATCTGGTGCTGCTCAACGAGAACGAAGTGGTGAAGGGCATGCTCCAGAAGGTCAAAGATTACGTAACATGGGGTGAGATAGATCTAGACACTCTGGAGCTGCTCCTGAAGAACAGGCTTCTGTTCAGGGGTAGAAAGCATCTCACAGAGGAGGAGCTGAAGGAGAAGACGGGCTTTACATCATACAGGGATCTGGCACAGGCGCTCATCGACGGAAAGATAAAGCCATCTGAGATCGCTGACGCTGTCCCTGTCATAAGGCTAAATCCTCCAAAGGGCGGATATGAAGCTATCAGAAAGTCATACAGGAGTGGCGGTTCCTCTGGATACAGGGGATCTGACATAAACCAGCTGATCAGAAGGATGATCATATCAGGGGTGGATCTGAATGGTAAGAGAGAGAACTAA
- a CDS encoding 30S ribosomal protein S5 — protein sequence MSEEWVPKTQLGKLVASGQIKTMGEALRSKLPLKEYEIVDYLLPNLKDEVIDIKRAQRMTDSGRRMTYSITVVVGNGDGYVGLGIGRSKEAAPAIRKALINAKLNIMEIRRGCGSWECGCGRAHTLPFLVQGKSGSVRITLKPAPRGVGLAVGDVARTILSIAGIEDAWGFAAGHTKTTVNYALAVYNALKETSKVRINPGIVLSTPIYSGSVVNVSGHKD from the coding sequence ATGAGTGAAGAATGGGTTCCAAAGACGCAGCTGGGCAAGCTTGTTGCCTCAGGTCAGATAAAAACTATGGGAGAAGCCCTAAGAAGCAAGTTACCTCTCAAGGAGTACGAAATAGTTGATTACCTTCTCCCCAATCTGAAGGACGAGGTCATCGACATAAAGAGAGCCCAGAGGATGACAGACTCTGGAAGGAGGATGACCTATTCAATAACCGTTGTCGTGGGAAACGGTGACGGATACGTTGGTCTCGGCATAGGACGTTCCAAGGAAGCCGCTCCGGCAATAAGAAAGGCTCTGATAAACGCTAAGCTGAATATAATGGAGATAAGAAGGGGCTGTGGTTCCTGGGAATGCGGATGTGGCAGGGCACACACTCTGCCTTTCCTAGTACAGGGTAAGTCAGGTTCGGTAAGGATAACCCTGAAGCCCGCGCCGAGGGGTGTCGGTCTTGCCGTTGGAGATGTTGCCAGAACGATACTCAGCATAGCCGGTATTGAGGATGCATGGGGATTTGCAGCAGGACACACGAAGACAACGGTGAACTACGCGCTCGCGGTCTACAATGCATTGAAAGAGACGTCGAAAGTGAGGATAAATCCGGGTATAGTACTGTCTACACCTATATATTCGGGGAGTGTTGTAAATGTTAGCGGTCATAAGGATTAG
- a CDS encoding 50S ribosomal protein L18: MVFKRKEAGITDYSKRLKLLKSREKRFIVRITGKGVIAQVAEYSDIGDRILFTVTDKTLAKYGVDLRGNNIQVCYLVGYIAGIESEKNGVESAVLDTGRRKFRKGGRIAACLKGFTDAGIEVPHGEDVFPDKKRIDGKHLKSPVKISEIVKNFKKMEEKA; this comes from the coding sequence ATGGTGTTCAAGAGAAAGGAGGCTGGAATTACAGATTACTCGAAGAGGCTCAAACTATTGAAATCAAGAGAAAAAAGGTTCATAGTTAGAATAACGGGAAAGGGCGTCATAGCCCAGGTGGCAGAGTATTCAGACATCGGCGACAGGATACTCTTCACAGTTACTGACAAAACACTGGCCAAATACGGCGTAGATCTCAGAGGGAACAACATACAGGTTTGTTACCTTGTCGGTTACATAGCCGGAATTGAATCTGAAAAGAACGGAGTGGAGAGCGCGGTGCTGGATACCGGCAGAAGAAAGTTCAGGAAGGGTGGAAGGATCGCTGCGTGCCTAAAGGGATTCACAGACGCAGGTATCGAGGTGCCACACGGTGAGGATGTGTTTCCAGATAAGAAGCGGATTGATGGAAAACACCTCAAATCTCCAGTTAAGATTTCGGAGATAGTTAAGAACTTTAAGAAGATGGAGGAAAAAGCATGA
- a CDS encoding 50S ribosomal protein L19e, producing the protein MRSDSVKRIVADIKGVGTSRVYIDTNKVDRVMEAATRQDVIALMKQDVIKIKQKKGISNGRLKKRIKQLSKDRRRGPGSLRGTKYARYPRKDRWIDTIRALRDELRTLKSEGKITKETYRKYYRFIKSGSIRSRSQLLSHLKSAGLVGE; encoded by the coding sequence ATGCGTTCGGACAGTGTTAAAAGGATCGTTGCTGACATCAAGGGCGTCGGTACATCCAGGGTATACATAGACACGAACAAGGTAGATCGTGTCATGGAGGCCGCCACCAGGCAGGATGTGATAGCCCTGATGAAACAGGACGTTATAAAGATAAAGCAGAAGAAGGGCATATCAAATGGAAGGCTAAAGAAGAGAATAAAGCAGCTCTCCAAGGACAGGAGGCGCGGTCCAGGATCACTAAGGGGAACAAAGTATGCAAGATATCCGCGCAAGGATCGCTGGATAGATACTATTAGGGCTCTCAGGGATGAGCTCAGGACCCTTAAGAGCGAAGGTAAGATAACGAAGGAAACATATAGGAAGTACTATAGATTCATAAAGAGCGGATCAATAAGGTCAAGATCGCAGCTCCTGTCTCATCTGAAGAGTGCAGGTTTGGTGGGTGAGTGA
- a CDS encoding 50S ribosomal protein L32e, producing the protein MNRLLDENQRRLLKIKNVMARKRVEFHRQEWFRYKKLGDAWRKPRGKHSKLREHLARRPPVVDAGFRSPSAVRGMHPSGYYEVLIHNVNELESVDPRFQAVRIASSVGSRKRQEIIKRSEELNLKVLNGR; encoded by the coding sequence ATGAACAGATTGCTTGATGAAAACCAGCGCAGGTTGCTCAAGATCAAGAACGTTATGGCTAGGAAGAGGGTAGAATTCCACCGCCAGGAATGGTTCAGGTACAAGAAGCTCGGAGATGCCTGGAGAAAGCCCAGAGGGAAGCATTCCAAGTTGAGGGAACACCTCGCCAGGAGACCGCCAGTTGTCGATGCCGGTTTCAGATCCCCATCGGCGGTAAGAGGCATGCATCCGTCAGGATACTACGAGGTTCTTATCCACAATGTAAATGAGCTTGAATCCGTAGATCCAAGATTTCAGGCAGTGAGAATAGCATCCAGCGTAGGATCCCGTAAGCGGCAGGAGATCATAAAGAGATCCGAAGAGCTCAACCTCAAGGTGCTCAATGGAAGGTGA
- a CDS encoding 50S ribosomal protein L6, whose product MINWKEARSIKIPDGFKVSISGTTVTISYGGKTISKNFANNYVKLVEDGSTIKINASKNNSMVRGIVGTWASEINNMIKGLKDGFQYEMKIDYSHFPMRVSVKGKTVVIENFFGERSPRTAEIVGDTTVTVKGDRVYIAGISKKDVGETAANIERSTIIKGFDPRVFQDGIYLISKGE is encoded by the coding sequence ATGATAAATTGGAAGGAAGCTAGATCCATAAAGATCCCGGATGGTTTCAAGGTATCCATATCTGGGACCACCGTGACGATATCCTATGGAGGCAAAACGATATCAAAGAATTTCGCAAACAATTACGTAAAGCTGGTTGAAGATGGCAGCACAATAAAGATCAATGCCAGCAAGAACAACTCCATGGTAAGGGGAATAGTTGGAACATGGGCTTCTGAGATAAACAACATGATCAAGGGACTGAAGGATGGCTTCCAGTATGAGATGAAGATCGATTACAGCCATTTCCCAATGAGGGTATCGGTCAAAGGAAAGACGGTGGTTATCGAAAACTTCTTCGGGGAAAGATCTCCGAGGACTGCAGAGATCGTTGGTGATACTACGGTTACTGTGAAAGGCGACCGTGTTTATATTGCGGGTATATCTAAAAAGGATGTTGGGGAGACCGCTGCGAATATAGAACGATCGACTATAATCAAGGGCTTCGATCCAAGGGTCTTCCAGGATGGAATATACCTGATTTCAAAGGGTGAATGA
- a CDS encoding 30S ribosomal protein S8, whose product MKNDTLNDVINSIKNASRLGKREIIAEPAAKLIGKVLKVMQDYNYIKSFEVIDESRGGKFKIVLNTTINNCGVIKPRFPVKNENLEKYEARYLPAEDFGILILTTTKGVMSNIEARKLGIGGKLLAYVY is encoded by the coding sequence ATGAAGAATGATACGCTAAATGATGTCATAAACTCGATAAAGAACGCTTCGAGGCTCGGAAAGAGAGAGATAATCGCTGAGCCAGCAGCAAAGCTCATAGGTAAGGTTCTCAAAGTTATGCAGGACTACAATTACATAAAGAGCTTTGAGGTGATAGACGAGAGCAGGGGTGGAAAGTTCAAGATAGTCCTGAACACAACCATAAATAACTGCGGCGTCATTAAGCCCAGATTCCCAGTGAAAAATGAGAATCTTGAGAAGTATGAGGCCAGATACCTACCCGCCGAGGACTTTGGTATACTTATACTCACCACAACAAAGGGTGTGATGAGTAATATAGAGGCAAGGAAACTTGGCATCGGGGGTAAACTTCTGGCCTATGTGTATTGA
- a CDS encoding 30S ribosomal protein S14 gives MSQVKLKPKKKYGHIDGCVRCGRKRGIVRRYGLHLCRQCFRETARQLGFEKYS, from the coding sequence TTGTCGCAGGTGAAACTCAAACCGAAGAAGAAATACGGGCACATTGATGGTTGCGTTAGATGCGGAAGGAAAAGAGGTATTGTGAGAAGGTATGGTCTGCACCTGTGCAGACAGTGCTTCAGAGAAACTGCCAGGCAGTTAGGATTTGAGAAATACAGCTGA
- a CDS encoding 50S ribosomal protein L5, producing MNPMEEVIIDKVVVNIGVGQAGDRLTKAAKVLEMLTGHKATNTLAKKSIRDFNIRKRLPIGVKVTLRKKDAMEFLQKAFYVKDYKITDYSFDKHGNAYFGISDYTDFKGMKYDPDIGIFGMDVAIVFRRRGGYRIERRRIGSKTIPNSIRVRKEEAQDFLQKNFKVTVVR from the coding sequence ATGAATCCAATGGAAGAGGTCATTATAGACAAGGTTGTCGTGAACATAGGAGTGGGACAGGCTGGAGACAGATTAACAAAGGCTGCAAAGGTTCTCGAGATGCTCACAGGCCATAAGGCAACTAACACGCTCGCCAAGAAGAGCATCCGCGACTTCAACATAAGGAAGCGTCTGCCCATAGGAGTGAAGGTCACTCTCAGGAAGAAAGATGCTATGGAATTTCTGCAGAAGGCTTTCTACGTAAAGGACTACAAGATAACAGACTATTCATTCGACAAGCACGGAAACGCGTACTTTGGTATATCCGACTACACGGATTTCAAGGGTATGAAGTATGATCCTGACATAGGGATATTCGGAATGGATGTTGCTATCGTTTTCAGGAGGCGAGGCGGATACAGAATAGAGAGGAGAAGGATAGGATCAAAGACCATACCGAACAGTATAAGGGTAAGAAAGGAAGAGGCGCAGGATTTCCTGCAGAAGAATTTTAAAGTTACAGTTGTGAGGTGA